TACCAGCCCTTGGCGTTGCGGCGTCCGAGGGGGCACCCGCGGAACTGCGACCTCCCTTCGCCCCCTTTATTGCCGCTTCCGGACGCCTGGGAGGATTTGAAAGCCTCCTTTCGAATCCCTCCTCCAGGTTCCCGCCTCAGGGGGCCCAGGGGCTCCGAGCCAGGCCCCGCCAGGCTTCCTGATTCCACCCCTGCCGCGCCCGCCTGCAGCTGGGCGGGCgggtggcggcggcggctgggGGCGCGCGGAGTCTCTGCGGCTACTACGGCCCGCCGCCTTCCGGCCCGGCGACCTCCCGGTCCTCCTGCCCGCAGCGGGGAGGCAGTAGCTCAGCCAGAGCTGGGACTTTGGCTCCGCGCCCCGTCGAGACGTGATCCCCCACGGAGCGCTGCGGAGCGCGTATGCCGTCGGGGACGGCTGCGCTGGCCCGGGAGCGAGGGAACCCTGCATAGGACTTGGGGACGTTCCGCGCAGTTCCAAGCGTGTCTGGAGTTGGGGGACAGAGGGGCGCATCAGTCTCAAACCCCTTGCGCGGAGGGGCGACCGTCCCGATCCCCAGGAGACCTGGTCCCACGGCAGAGGGCAGTGACGCAGTTTCTCCCGGCGGCTGCTGCAGGAGTCGCAAGGCAGGGACAGCTCAGACCGCAGGAGGAGCGGCGGGGGGGAAAGGTTGCTGCGAGGAGCTTCACCTCCGAGCCCAGGAGGCCCCCGGGACCAAGGAGCGCACGAGCTGAGAAAGAGGTAAGGGGCTTAACGAATAGAAATTTGGCTCCTCtccctttttattgttttaaaggaTGAAGTCTCTGGGTATTGACTTTTCTCGCCATAAAAGAGTTTTGGGCAATCTGATTACTCCTGGCAGGTCAGGGCCGAGGCGCGGGGGCCTTGGCCATAGTTAaaggggggttaaaaaaaaaaaaaaaaaaaaaaaaaggttggctAGTGAAGGCTCAGTGAAGGCTCAGGAGTTCATGGTTGTTTTTCTCATTATGATTAGTTAATAGCCAGGTTATTTTGGACTAAGCCCTCACTTCCACTCCAGCCAAGATTCAGCCTTGAACAGCTGCTGAGGGTTCTTCAAAAGCAAAGGGCTGAGAAGGGGGCAACACAGAGCGGGGGCCCCAATCCCATGGGCGATGGGATAGGGATGGGGAAGCTCTGGCCTTCATTATTTCTGCAAGACAAAGGCTGTTCTTCCTATAACTGGggctgaggaaggggaggaagggaggtagGGCGAGGATGGAAAGTTGGCTGAGGGTCGCCACTCCAGCATCTTGCTGAAGAAGAAGGAGTTGAGGTTTGGGCAACTTTTCAGGCCCCAGGTGGCTTTTGCCCCTTGCTTTACagacaggggtggggagaggagagaaccTGGGAGCTTCTGCAGGTGGAGCTCAACCTGGTAAGCACTGAGATATCAGctcaaggtgggggaggggaaacccACATGAGAGACCATATTTGGTCTCAACATTTTCCGGGCACAGACTCCTCTGATCTATCCAAATAGCTGTTCTTAACCTGATATTCCAAGAGTCTGACATCCTTGAAATGGTGGGATTTCATGGCTCTCCAAGAAGGCCCTAGTCATCTTCTGAGAAGctctgggaggggaaggaagcaagGGGAGCATGGGGAAAGGAGGGGGAAGGCCACAGACCTTTCAGTCTAGCTACCTAGAGACTGAGCTCTGAACCCCCAAATCTGAAAGCTCAAACTGGCCCCAGGGGCACATTACCAAATTGAAGAGTGGAAAATTGCAAGTCAACCAAGGAGAAAAATTTTCTGTTAAGATGGGTCTG
This region of Mustela lutreola isolate mMusLut2 chromosome 15, mMusLut2.pri, whole genome shotgun sequence genomic DNA includes:
- the LOC131815613 gene encoding uncharacterized protein LOC131815613 encodes the protein MTKREPKPSDGSWEPERGERGHPRNCDLPSPPLLPLPDAWEDLKASFRIPPPGSRLRGPRGSEPGPARLPDSTPAAPACSWAGGWRRRLGARGVSAATTARRLPARRPPGPPARSGEAVAQPELGLWLRAPSRRDPPRSAAERVCRRGRLRWPGSEGTLHRTWGRSAQFQACLELGDRGAHQSQTPCAEGRPSRSPGDLVPRQRAVTQFLPAAAAGVARQGQLRPQEERRGGKVAARSFTSEPRRPPGPRSARAEKESSLHPTWGLNSPLGNEVPHSSQEPAIRPPIYLFKGQSLSLNGLHPLGDQQRSSGGPGGWRSFPPASLSPAQATPVPHATKRFPLPQLRVSPGTKVEMPSPGGQSLGSSSFYPPFLARLDRGLSAFLGRPFQSFLKRVPDRAATPSAHGRRRRDPLIPFGRLLRLAAGGVQLGVRERAWRAAPRTIMRRWLNNF